aAATGACAGTGAATGTATCCTACCAACAAATACTGAGTGTGACCAAAGCCTGGTGTGActtctctgtgccacagagctccagtgGTCCAGAAACTACTcaaacacatcattttaaaGGTGCACTCTGTAGAATGCAGTGGCATCTAGTGCTGAGGCTGCAGACTGCAACCAGCTGAGCCCCCCCCCGCCTCTCCAAGTGTGTAGGAGAAACTACGGTGGCCCGCAGGGATTCAGGCTCCTTTTGCTTTTGTTGCACTGAATGATAAGtctgatcctccatttgtcaaaaCTTGGGTTCTCAAACTTCTCACAACACAACATGGTCTCCCTGTTCTGGTGTGTTCACCAAACTCAAGCTGCTGCTTCAACCTACAAATATGACAAGGTcctgtttgtccattctgggctactgtagacACACAGAGGAGTACTCCATGGAAGAGGACCTGCTCCCTTTTTAAAGGATCAGTCCAAGCACACAAGAACACACTATTGTGttccatttctgccaatagATGCTACTAAGTCCtacagactgctcctttaaaactTGGCTGGAAATAGCTCCAACAGATGCAGTGTTACGTCTGTTTGTTGATTCCTGAGACTTTTACAGAGATCATTAGCCCTGTTGTATATTTCAGCTCTTTTACCTGCACCACAAATGCTGCCAGGCCGGCCAACATGGCCAGCAGTGCCAAGCGCCGCAGCCTGGACACGTTCACCTGCTTGAGCAGAAACAGTCGCGCCCAGCCCAGCTTTTtggaggtgtggggggggtagCGCATGCTGTTGACTTGCTCCATGTTGAGCTGCTTGATCAGACAGCTGCGCAGGTGGCTGAGCTGGTCGAAGCTGTGCCGGCCGTGGTAGCAGCCCATCCCACTGTTacctgagggagaggagagaggataaGGCAGCTATAGGTGTGTGTCAGcgttgggttagggttagggcctccacATAGAAATAGCTGCACATGAATTCAGCTGCTCCACACTCACCAACGCCCCCAAAGGGCAGAGCGCTGACAGTAAAGTGTACCAGGCAGTCGTTGGCTAGCACAGCTCCACTGGACGTCTCAGCGATCACCCTTTTGATCAGCTGTTTATCGGACAGGTAGAGTCAGGCCATGTCAATAAAACTGAGCATTGTGGGTACAATCTTATCGCAGTATTTTCAAATCACTGACACAGGAATAACTGCTGGTGACGTGTTCACCTTGTTGTCATTGGAGAAGATGTACACAACCAGAGGCTTTTCTCTCTCGTTAACAAACTGGATGGCTTCGTCTACGCCGCTCACTGTGATGATGGGCAGCAGCGGCCCAAAGATCTCCTCCTTCATCACCTTGGACTCACCCGTCACATCCTTCAGCACGGTGGGggctggaggaagaagagcgcAGGCCAAGATGAGctgattttgttttgcacacagtgaaaacaggcCACAGGGAGGGTGATGTTATATGGTTGTTGTGTATTCTAGAAATGTAAAGGATACAACTATGAATGTGTGTGGTGGtgaaacacactgagcacacatACAGATAGTGAAGAGGCTGATTATATTGCAGGGGTGGTGTTTGAAGTCTCTATGGACACGCTGATGCCTTGTTATGAATCCACGCTGATGACCCACCTAATGATGGTTTTCAGGTGGAGCGTTCCTTCAGGCAGTGTGAGTGCCTGCAGTCCTGTTTTCCTAAGGACATTTCTGAAAGTTGACCTGTAGTCCTGTTGTTCAGTCACTGTCTGTGGTCTCCTGCTCCTTTGTCACGTCCTGCCTTTGTGATTGTTTGCACCTGTTCCTTGTTAACCTCACCTGTCTCCACTGTCCCCATCAGTCAGCCTTCACTTACACCCGCTCAAATCCTCAGTTCCTTCTCAGTTTGGCGTTCTACGGtctattatttctgtatagcacACCGCTGAcgataaaatcatttttaaatcaatatctTATGTCAATTGAATCGTTGTCGTTGTTCATTGTCATTTAAAGCCATGTAATAAGTGTGATCCAAGtcctgcagcaacaacagataCAAGTGCTTCTTAGTGAAAAGGTGCTGTAAACCACTGTGTACCTATGTAGCACTGGGACTCATCGCTGTCTCCGCCTAAAGCAACTGTGCTTCCCTCCATGAGACCCATGACCCTCTTAAAGTGCCGCTGGTTGATGATGCGCCCGTAGTCCTCAAAGTCTTTTGGGTTATCTGTGTAAAACTCCTgcagtgtgtgaaataaaagatCAGATTACTTATAATCTCACTAAAGAAGACCGTGTACACATCATCAGAGGGAAAGAAACGTTTCTCTCCTAACGCTTGTTCTTCCTTCATGCTGCGGTTGACAATAGTGCCACTGTTGCTAAATATGCAAATACACCTTTTCAACTCAACACACTGGTGTCTTGTTTAAGTGAGCAGTAACACTGTGCACTGCAGAGGAAGTTGTGGCATTAGGAGAGAGACAACTGACAAACATTACATGCAAAGCCTGTTTCTCGCTGCTCTCAAACAACACGTGACGTTCTCTGATGAAGATTAGTCTTCAATGATCTGTCAAACTCTCATCTTAACAACAACCAACCTTGATGTTCTTCTTGATCTCCTCTACGACTTGGCTCTGGATGGAGGGTTCACACAGGATGTAGTCTGGAGCGATGCACGTCTGGCCACAGTTGACAAACTTCCCCCACGTGATGCGACTGGAttggatgaaaaaataaagtccCCATTTTTCCCAAGCACTCTGACTGGGTTGGATTTAAgagcaactgtgtgtgtgtgtgtgtgtttagtggttATTTGAAGCTTCACTGGAGTTTAACGGCACTATTTCTGTGTCACAGTTTACAGTTCGGACTGACCGACATGCGACAGAGATGTCACATCTCTTGTCGATGTAGCAGGGGCTCTTCCCTCCCAGCTCCAGGGTCACCGGGGTGAGGTGGCGAGCTGCAGCCTCCATCACCAGTTTACCCACTGCGCTGCTTCCTGTGTAGAAGATGTGGTCAAATCTCTGTTTCAGCAGCTCCTGGGTCTCTGCCACTCCACCTGTCACCACTGGGTACAGGTCCTGTGGAAATCAGTGAAGTCAGCCGTTAAAACACCCAGTGCATTCACACTGAACGTAGGTAAAGGTAAGAACAAAGTAGGAGGCTCACTTTGTCTAGATACTGAGGGAGAAGCTCCTCCATGACCTTGGCAG
The Pempheris klunzingeri isolate RE-2024b chromosome 4, fPemKlu1.hap1, whole genome shotgun sequence genome window above contains:
- the LOC139199695 gene encoding aldehyde dehydrogenase family 3 member A2-like, with translation MSRQQLVVQRARKSFQTGKTKPLEYRVHQLSSLLRFISDRRRDIADAVKRDLGKSEHGTELFETLGLEGEIKLAIEKLSEWAAPRPVEKNLLTIMDEVYVQPEPLGVMLIIGAWNYPWAVTLQPLVGAIAAGNAAVIKPSEVSSHSAKVMEELLPQYLDKDLYPVVTGGVAETQELLKQRFDHIFYTGSSAVGKLVMEAAARHLTPVTLELGGKSPCYIDKRCDISVACRRITWGKFVNCGQTCIAPDYILCEPSIQSQVVEEIKKNIKEFYTDNPKDFEDYGRIINQRHFKRVMGLMEGSTVALGGDSDESQCYIAPTVLKDVTGESKVMKEEIFGPLLPIITVSGVDEAIQFVNEREKPLVVYIFSNDNKLIKRVIAETSSGAVLANDCLVHFTVSALPFGGVGNSGMGCYHGRHSFDQLSHLRSCLIKQLNMEQVNSMRYPPHTSKKLGWARLFLLKQVNVSRLRRLALLAMLAGLAAFVVQRFLR